From Quercus robur cultivar Fastigiata chloroplast, complete genome:
AAACTCCTATGTTCCTTTCATTACAGTATTTCTGAACAAGTTCCTGGATAACAAGCCTAAGGGTTTTCTTATTGATGATAGTGACGATATTGACCGTGACCTTGATACGGAGCTGGAGCTTCTAACTATGACGAATGCGCTAACTATGGATATGATGCCGGAAATAGACCGATTTTATATCACCCTTCAATTCGAATTAGCAAAAGCAATGTCTCCTTGCATAATATGGATTCCAAACATTCATGATCTAGATGTGAATGAGTCGAATTACTTATCCCTCGGTCTATTAGTGAACTATCTCTCCAGGGATTGTGAAAGACGTTCCACTAGAAATATTCTTGTTATTGCTTCGACTCATATTCCCCAAAAAGTAGATCCCGCTCTAATAGCTCCGAATAAATTAAATACATGCATTAAGATACGAAGGCTTCTTATTCCACAACAACGAAAGCACTTTTTCACTCTTTCATATACTAGGGGATTTCACTTGGAAAAGAAAATGTTCCATACTAATGCTAATGGATTCGGGTCCATAACCATGGGTTCCAATGTACGAGATCTTGTAGCACTTACCAATGAGGCCCTATCAATTAGTATTACACAGAAGAAATTAATTATAGACACTAATATAATTAGATCTGCTCTTCATAGACAAACTTGGGATTTGCGATCCCAGGTAAGATCGGTTCATGATCATGGGATCCTTTTCTATCAGATAGGAAGGGCTGTTGCACAAAATGTACTTCTAAGTAATTGCTCCATAGATCCTATATCTATCTATATGAAGAAGAAATCATGTAACGAAGGGGATTCTTATTTGTACAAATGGTACTTCGAACTTGGAACGAGCATGAAGAAATTAACGATACTTCTTTACCTTTTGAGTTGTTCTGCCGGATCGGTCGCTCAAGACCTTTGGTCTTTACCCGGACCCGATGAAAAAAATGGGATCACTTCTTATGGACTCGTTGAGAATGATTCTGATCTAGTTCATGGCCTATTAGAAGTAGAAGGCGCCCTGGTGGGATCCTCACGGACAGAAAAAGATTGCATTCAGTTTGATAATGATCGAATGACATTGCTTCTTCGGCCCGAACCAAGGAATCCCTTAGATATGATGCAAACTGGATCTTGTTCTATCGTTGATCAGAGATTTCTCTATGAACAATACGAATCGGAGTTTGAAGAAGAAGGGGAACGAGAAGGAGTCCTCGACCCGCAACAGATAGAGGAGGATTTATTCAATCACATAGTTTGGGCTCCTAGAATATGGCGCCCTTGGGGCTTTCTATTTGATTGTATCGAAAGGCCCAATGAATTGGGATTTCCCTATTGGGCTAGGTCATTTCGGGGCAAGCGGATCATTTATGATGAAGAGGATGAGCTTCAAGAGAATGATTCGGAGTTCTTGCAGAGTGGAACCGTGCAGTACCAGACAAGAGATAGATCTTCCAAAGAACAAGGCTTTTTTCTAATAAGCCAATTCATTTGGGACCCTGCGGATCCACTTTTTTTCCTATTCAAAGATCCGCCCTTTGTCTCTGTGTTTTCACATCGAGAATTCTTTGCAGATGAAGAGATGCCAAAGGGGCTTCTTACTTACCAAACAGACCTTCCTACATCTATATATAAACGCTGGTTTATCAAGAATACGCAAGAAAAGCACTTCGAATTGTTGATTTATCGCCAGAGATGGCTTAGAACCAATAGTTCATTATCTAATGGATTTTTCCGTTCTAATACTCCATCCGAGAGTTATCAGTATTTATCAAATCTGTTCCTATCTAACGGAACGCTATTGGATCAAATGACAAAGACATTGTTGAAAAAAAGATGGCTTTTCCCGGATGAAACGAAAATGGGATTCATGTAACAAGAGAAAGGTTTACCATTCCTTAGCCGGAAAGATATGTGGCCATGAAATAGGGATTAAGCGGAACAGAATTGACTGGGTGGTAGAGTCGTGGAAACACCTCTTTCTTCCATATTTTGGACCTTAGTTCCGTGGAACAATATACTTACTACTGCTGAAACACGGAAGAATTGAAATCTTAGATCAAAACATTATGTATGGATGATATGAACTGCCTAAACAAGAATTCTTGAACAGCGAACAACCAGAGCTAGTACTCACTACATCAAAAAATTTCCATTAATGAAAGATGTAAATCCATTGGAAAATCAAAAATACGCATGTCGGATGAAATGGTTGTTGCTATCTGTTACAATAACGAATCATTGGTTTAATAGACCTTTCTCTTAGTTTCTCAGGTCGACGGATCTTCTCAATTGAAAGATCGCCTATATGGATAATACACATTCCAGTTGACCGCGAGCCTAATTCTAATTTCTAATTGTTTTGTTCCGAAGCAAGATATCCACGGGGCGGTTTGTCCTATTCAGATATTCACGACCAAGAAGTACTGGATTCTCTTTCGGATAGGCCCTGAAAGGAGAAGGAAGTCTGGAATGCCAACAGGCGCCTCTTATTGAATTGCTCATTCAGTGAGTATTCTCAATATTATGCCTTGAAGAGGACTCGAACCTCCACGCTCTTTAGCACGAGATTTTGAGTCTCGCGTGTCTACCATTTCACCACCAAGGCATCTTGAAGGTGACTCGTATTCCATGAATATGATATCTATCTAGTGTGATGTATGGAATATATGACAAGGGTATTTCTATTGATTGGTCATGTCATATAGGCTCGAGTCGGGCATCCAATTGCTTCGATTTGAATTATCCGGAGGATGCCTTATATCAAAAAGATAGACAATCAAACCTATTTCTCGATTCAATAGAAGCCCAAAGAGATGAATAGGGTCCCAAATAACGAGAGAGATGTAAAAAGCAGGTCCGATTACGCCTATTCCTAATCCTAAATGGAATGTAACGACGTAGGGATCCATATGTAAACATAGTATCTATTTAGATACGCTCGAATAACCCCTTCTCATAATTCGAATGTATATAACCTAACCCTATTCCGGTCTGTCCCGGTATGGAATGAACTTATAATCTATAATCTGATGATCGAGTCGATTCCATGATTATAAGTTCATAACCCTAGCCCATTCCCATTTTGGGCGGAACAGATCTACTAATATTCCAGTTAGGTTAAGAGGGATCTTGAACTAAGAAATAGATTCTAGAAGCTAAAAAAGGGTATCCTGAGCAATTTCAATAATCGGGTTCATTGATATTCCTGGTATAGTAGATGCTATCACACATATAATCATACTCAATTCGATGGAATTGTTTGATCTTAAAGGGGATCTTCTATAATTTCGCACGTGAGGGGTTATTTCTTGGTTTCTTCCAGTCATTAATAACTTGATTATCTTTAGATAATAGTAGATAGAAACAACGCTCGTAAGGAGTCCTATTGAAACCAAGAAATATAGACCTGCCTGCCATCCACACCAGAATAAATGAAGTTTTCCGAAAAAACCTGCTAGTGGAGGAAGACCTCCTAAGGATAAGAGACATAGGGCGAAAGAGAGAGCCAAAAAAGGATCTTTCGTGTATAATCCTGCATAATCTCGAATGTTCTCAGTTCCGGTACGTAGACCAAATAATACAATGCAAGCAAAAGTTCCTAGATTCATGGAGATATAGAACAGCATATAAGTTATCATGCTTGCATATCCACCATTTGAGTCTCCAACAATTATTCCAATAATTACATATCCGATTTGACCTATGGACGAATACGCAAGCATACGTTTCATGCTTGTTTGAGTAATAGCAATGAGATTCCCCAATATCATGCTAAGAATAGCTAGGATTTCCAGAAGAAGATGCCATTCGTTTGATGATAAATAAAAAGGAATATCGAAAATTCGAGTGGCTGAAGCTGAAGCAGCTACTTTCGAAGTAACAGAAAGAAAAGCAACGACTGGAGTGGGAGAGTCAGAGTCGAAAAGAGGATTCCTCACTTTTTTCTCTCATTCAAAACCGTGCATGAGACTTTCATCTCGCACGGCTCCTAAGTTATAAAAGAAAGAAGAACTCGTCTTCTTTCCTTTTTTGATTACCTTCCTCGCGTATGTATAAGATCGAATCCATTCGATTTCTAAAAAGGATTACTAATCCTTAACTTTTCGAGGAATCCTTTATCAGTGGTTGTGAATGACCTATTTTTCTCAATCTTTTCGACCTTGGTTCCGTAGGAGCAAGTCAGAAAGATTGAGAAATAGAACCATCTGATTTGATTCGTTCTCAATAGCCATGAGATGATCATCTTAGGGTGATCCTTTTGTCGACGGATGCTCTATTACACTCGTAGTCTCTGAAGGATGAGAACCAACTATGTAGCATCTACATCGAGAATTCAAGTATTGTATACGTCATTGGTCCGATCCTTTGTAGGAACTACCCGTAATAACGAACTTGCAAAATGAATCTGTTTATCATAAAGAGATTCGTTGTTCCTGACCCTGCTTCACCTTAATTGTTATTTGAACAAGTAAAAGTTATGTCTTGGTCCGAGTGGGTATAGCATTTCTCTTCTACATGTCCATGGAGTTTTGAAAAATCCAAACATCTCAGAGATAGATAGAGAGGTAGGAATTTATCGAACGAACCGCACTCCTTCGTATACGTCAGGAGTCCATTGATGAGAAGGGGCTGGGGAAAGCTTGAACCCAATTCCGACAGTGATGAATATAAGCGCAATTGAAATTCCTGGGGAGTTATACATTTGTGTATTGATAAGACCACTCACTATTTCTTGAAGCTCGATCTCTCCCCCGGATGAACCATATAGCCAAGAGAAACCATGAACCAGAATAGAAGAGCTTGCCCCGCCCATGAGTAAATATTTCATAGTAGCCTCATTAGACCGTACATCTTTCTTGGTATATCCAGATAATAGATAGGAGCATAAACTGAAACATTCTGGAGCTACAAAGATAGTTATTAAATCGTTAGCACCGCATAAAAACATTCCTCCTAGAGTAGCTGTTAATACGAATAACAGAAACTCTGTTATAACCATTTCTGTACATTCAATGTACTCTACGGATAGAGGAATACATAAAGTTGAACATAGTAAAATAAGAAATTGAAAGATTTCGTTGAAATTGTTCCTTTGGAAATTTCCCGAAAAGCTAATCATAGGTTCTTCTCTCCATCGGAACAACAGGGCCGTTATGCTCATTACTAAACTTGTTGAAGAGATGAAATATAACCAAGGTATATCTTTTTGATCAGAGGTTGAATCGATCATCAGAAGAAGAATTAGGCCAAAAATTAGGATACATTCTGGGAAAATAAGACTTCCATCGAAGAGAAGCAAATGAAAGGCTTTCATAAAAATTCTCGTAGAATCGAGAATGAAGTTTTCATTCTGTACATGCCAGATCATGAATTAGTAACTGCATCCAATCTCCAAAAAAATCCCAATTGTTTCGAACTTTCTCTTTTTGGAATGGAATATTTACGGAATCCCCATGAATAGGATCAAACCTTATTCCATGGTATTTACATGGGATTCCTCTTTCTTATTCTTAATCATGTCCCCGAGAGGGCTTAGTTGATACATGATTTATGTTTCGTCTTTCGTTTCCTTTTCGTTTGTTTCGATAAATATATCGATCAATTCCGATTCTTTCTTTTTCTATTGATTCTTTTCCGATCGAGATGTATGGATCCATGGGTCTATGTGTCTATATAGATCCTGTTCATGGATTAACGAAAATGTGCAAAAGCTCTATTTGCCTCTGCCATTCTATGAGTCTCTTCCTTTTTACGTATGGCATCGCCACTCCCTTTGGCAGCATCCACTAATTCGGAACTTAACTTGAAAGCCATATTTCGACCCGGGCGTTTTCGGGATGCCCCTAATAACCAACGAATGGCAAGTGCTTTTCCTTGTGCGGATCCTATTTCAATGGGAACTTGATGAGTCGATCCGCCTACACGTCTTGCTTTTACTGCTATGTCGGGAGTTACTCCACGTATTGCTTGACGTAAAACAGATAGTGGATTTGTTTCTGTCTTTTGTTGAATCTTTTTCATAGCTCGATAGATAATTTGATAAGCCAATGATTTTTTTCCGTGTTTCAGAATACGGTTAACCAACATGTTAACTAATCGATTACGATAAATTGGATCGGATTTTGCAGTTTTTTCTTCTGCAGTACCTCGACGTGACATGAGCGTGAAAGGGGTTCAAGAATCCGTTTTCTTTTTATAAGGGCTAAAATCATTTATTTTGGCTTTTTGACCCCATATTGTAGGGTGGATCTCGAAAGATATGAAAGATCTCCCTCCAAGCCGTACATACGACTTTCATCGAATACGGCTTTCCGCAGAATCCTATATGTATCTATGAGATCGAGTATGGAATTCTGTTTACTCACTTTAAATTGAGTATCCGTTTCCCTCCCTTTCCTGCTAGGATTGGAAATCCTGTATTTTACATATCCATACGATTGAGTCCTTGGGTTTCCGAAATAGTATAAAAAGAAGTGCTTCGAATCATTGCTATTTGACTCGGACCTGTTCTAAAAAAGTCGAGGCATTTCGAATTGTTTGTTGACACGGACAAAGTCAAGGCAAACCTCTGAAATTATTTCAATATTGGACCTTGGACATATAATAGTTCCGAATCGAATCTCTTTAGAAAGAAGATCTTTTGTCTCATGGTAGCCTGCTCCTGTTCCCTTACGAAACTTTCGTTATTGAGTTAGCCATACACTTCACACGTTTCTAGCGATTCACATGGCATCATCAAATGATACAAGTCTTGGATAAGAATCTACAACGCACTAGAACGCCCTTGTTGACGATCCTTTACTCCGACAGCATCTAGGGTTCCTCGAACAATGTGATATCTCACACCGGGTAAATCCTTAACCCTTCCCCCTCTTACTAAGACTACAGAATGTTCTTGTAAATTATGGCCAATACCAGGTATATAAGCAGTGATTTCAAATCCAGAGGTTAAGCGTACTCTGGCAACTTTACGTAAGGCAGAGTTTGGTTTTTTGGGGGTGATAGTGGAAAAGTTGACAGATAAGTCACCCTTACTGCCACTCTACAGAACCGTACATGAGATTTTCACCTCATACGGCTCCTCGTTCAATTCTTTCGAAGTCGTTGGATCCTTTTCCTCGTTCGAGAATCTCCTCCCTTCTTCCACTCCGCCCCGAAGAGTAACTAGGACCGATTCAGTCACGTTTTCATTCATTTGGAATCTGGGCTCTTCTACTTCATTTTGATTTAATTATTTTTTTGATTCTTTTTCCCTCTCTTTTCTTTTTTTATTTCTTTTTTTATTCCCTTCCATCATTCCTTAAGTTCCATAGGTTTGATCCTGTAGAATCTGGCCCATTTTCTCATTGAGCGAAAGGTACGAAATAAATAAGATTTCTTTTTCGATCACAAGTACTATGTGAAATCTTCGTTTTTTTCCTCTTTCTCTATCCCTATCCCGCAGGTACAGCGTTTGAATCAATAGAGAACCTTTTCTTCTGTATCTGTATGAATAGATATTATTCCATTCCAATTCCTTCCCGATACCTCCCAAGGAAAATCCCGAATTGGATCCCAAATTGACGGGTTAGTGTGAGCTTATCCATGCGGTTATGCACTCTTCGAATAGGAATTCATTTTCTGAAAGATCCTGGCTTTCGTGCTTTGGTGGGTCTCCGAGATCCTTTCGATGACCTATGTTGTGTTGAAGGTATATCTATATGATCCGATCGATTGCGTAAAGCCCGCGGTAGCAACGGAACCGGGGAAAGTATACAGAAAAGACAGCTCTTTTCTATTATATTAGTATTAGTTTTAGTATTAGTTAGCGATCCCGGCTCAGTGAGTCCTTTCTTCCGTGATGAACTGTTGGCACCAGTCCTCCATTTTTTCTCTGTGGACCGAGAAGAAAGGGGGCTCCGCGGGAAGGGGATTGTAACATGAGAAAAGCAAGGAGGTCAACCTCTTTCAAATATACAACATGGATTCCGGCAATGCAATGCAATGTAGTTGGACTCTCATGTCGATTCGAATG
This genomic window contains:
- the ndhB gene encoding NADH-plastoquinone oxidoreductase subunit 2, whose amino-acid sequence is MIWHVQNENFILDSTRIFMKAFHLLLFDGSLIFPECILIFGLILLLMIDSTSDQKDIPWLYFISSTSLVMSITALLFRWREEPMISFSGNFQRNNFNEIFQFLILLCSTLCIPLSVEYIECTEMVITEFLLFVLTATLGGMFLCGANDLITIFVAPECFSLCSYLLSGYTKKDVRSNEATMKYLLMGGASSSILVHGFSWLYGSSGGEIELQEIVSGLINTQMYNSPGISIALIFITVGIGFKLSPAPSHQWTPDVYEGSPTPVVAFLSVTSKVAASASATRIFDIPFYLSSNEWHLLLEILAILSMILGNLIAITQTSMKRMLAYSSIGQIGYVIIGIIVGDSNGGYASMITYMLFYISMNLGTFACIVLFGLRTGTENIRDYAGLYTKDPFLALSFALCLLSLGGLPPLAGFFGKLHLFWCGWQAGLYFLVSIGLLTSVVSIYYYLKIIKLLMTGRNQEITPHVRNYRRSPLRSNNSIELSMIICVIASTIPGISMNPIIEIAQDTLF
- the rps7 gene encoding ribosomal protein S7, whose product is MSRRGTAEEKTAKSDPIYRNRLVNMLVNRILKHGKKSLAYQIIYRAMKKIQQKTETNPLSVLRQAIRGVTPDIAVKARRVGGSTHQVPIEIGSAQGKALAIRWLLGASRKRPGRNMAFKLSSELVDAAKGSGDAIRKKEETHRMAEANRAFAHFR
- the rps12 gene encoding ribosomal protein S12, producing MPTIKQLIRKTRQPIRNVTKSPALGGCPQRRGTCTRVYTITPKKPNSALRKVARVRLTSGFEITAYIPGIGHNLQEHSVVLVRGGRVKDLPGVRYHIVRGTLDAVGVKDRQQGRSNMGSKSQNK
- the ycf15 gene encoding hypothetical protein — translated: MLQSPSRGAPFLLGPQRKNGGLVPTVHHGRKDSLSRDR